The Ignavibacteria bacterium genome window below encodes:
- a CDS encoding T9SS type A sorting domain-containing protein: MCVKETRVMKTIRCGTIHKSRTPFFFSSLSPLSQKKFTEIGFLSFYLFPTIFYSHFFHRKNFMKHGTILNFIISFLILHFYAPLAGEFLFAQDTSCGIIWHEPIVLANQFGLPSVAAQENNVYVTWDGGSTTMPFMHSTNDGEQWSEIQELWNIPGTHASRHQLVATSQWLYLFHKYINDTLAKEYIHFIKSSNEGLTWTSPKRIYPRELTFHPFSVKDDTIATAIQYQDTQLSTPVIASSTNGGDTWQFSTDTIKTGIFPACALGTGVLHLAMNAYNMPLLRPEILYWRSTDLGFSWTKKEFMSSVDGAFSMGAAIAAEGNNAFVAWRDTKFGNCFSSLGCGVVARRTDSGGEQWYEEQLLTEIQNGITPAVAMNGNVVASAWEGGNDVYSETYVRVSLDGGLSFCPVHNIGLRSTSYCAVAISENAVHVIFPNYNVGKLYYVRGEFVSTNVREESHYPQKIELLQNYPNPFNAATVISYELRVTSFVSITIYDIKGNEITSLVNKQMEAGEHSVKWNAETFPSGLYFYRLRAGTFLETKKMILVK, encoded by the coding sequence CTCGTTTTATCTTTTCCCAACAATTTTTTACTCACATTTTTTTCATAGAAAGAATTTTATGAAGCACGGAACTATTTTAAACTTTATTATTTCATTCCTCATTCTTCATTTTTACGCACCATTAGCAGGCGAGTTCCTCTTTGCGCAGGATACGAGTTGCGGCATTATCTGGCACGAACCGATTGTGCTTGCGAATCAGTTTGGATTGCCTTCCGTTGCCGCACAGGAAAATAATGTCTATGTTACGTGGGATGGAGGCAGTACAACAATGCCATTTATGCACTCAACGAATGACGGAGAACAATGGAGTGAAATTCAGGAACTTTGGAATATACCAGGGACACATGCTTCCCGCCATCAACTTGTGGCGACTTCCCAATGGCTGTACTTATTTCATAAATATATCAATGATACACTGGCAAAAGAATACATTCATTTTATCAAGAGCAGTAACGAAGGATTGACCTGGACTTCGCCGAAACGTATTTATCCAAGAGAGCTAACTTTTCATCCCTTTAGCGTAAAAGATGATACTATCGCAACTGCAATTCAATATCAGGACACCCAACTTTCAACTCCTGTTATTGCTTCATCAACAAATGGTGGCGATACCTGGCAGTTTTCAACAGATACTATTAAAACAGGAATTTTCCCGGCTTGTGCATTAGGTACGGGTGTTTTGCATCTTGCAATGAATGCTTATAATATGCCGTTACTCAGACCAGAAATATTATATTGGAGAAGCACTGATTTAGGATTTTCGTGGACAAAAAAAGAGTTTATGTCATCCGTAGATGGAGCATTTTCTATGGGTGCCGCAATCGCGGCGGAAGGAAATAACGCTTTTGTGGCGTGGCGCGATACTAAATTCGGCAATTGTTTTAGTTCTCTGGGCTGTGGTGTCGTTGCAAGAAGAACTGATTCGGGAGGAGAACAATGGTATGAAGAACAACTGCTGACGGAAATTCAAAATGGAATTACACCGGCGGTTGCAATGAATGGCAATGTTGTTGCATCCGCGTGGGAGGGCGGTAACGATGTGTATTCCGAAACATACGTGCGGGTCAGTCTCGATGGAGGTCTCTCGTTTTGTCCCGTGCATAATATTGGATTACGTTCTACAAGTTATTGTGCTGTTGCTATTTCTGAAAACGCTGTACATGTAATTTTTCCAAATTACAATGTCGGGAAACTGTATTACGTGCGGGGTGAATTCGTGAGTACAAATGTTCGGGAAGAGTCGCATTATCCGCAGAAGATAGAACTATTGCAAAATTATCCGAATCCGTTTAATGCGGCGACAGTTATAAGTTACGAGTTGCGAGTTACGAGTTTTGTTTCCATAACGATATACGACATCAAGGGAAACGAGATTACATCATTGGTGAATAAACAAATGGAAGCAGGAGAACACAGCGTAAAATGGAATGCGGAAACATTTCCAAGCGGATTATATTTCTATCGCTTACGCGCCGGAACATTCTTGGAAACGAAGAAAATGATACTCGTGAAGTAA